In a single window of the Thermodesulfobacteriota bacterium genome:
- the trpS gene encoding tryptophan--tRNA ligase encodes MPDDKPILVTGDRPTGRLHLGHFVGSLLNRIKYQDEYKCYFLIADLHMLTTHYDKVKEVEDNVLQLVIDWLSIGLDPERSTFYVQSQVPHITELYTILSMLCTVPRSQRIPTLKEKAQDMGVGENYSVGLLGYPILMAADILMFKATKVPVGEDQLSHLELTRELARRFNHLYGEFFVEPEAIVSETPRLVGTDGNRKMSKSLDNCIYLSDDSRTVEQRVRSMYTDPNRIRADIPGTVEGNPVFIYHDAFNPNKQEVEDLKVRYRGGKVGDVEVKKKLATAINDLLEPIREKRGYYENRMEEVRKIVHNGTVHANEIAKINMDEIIRKMGLYGA; translated from the coding sequence ATGCCCGATGATAAACCGATCCTAGTTACAGGTGACCGCCCGACCGGACGCCTTCATTTAGGACACTTTGTTGGCTCACTGTTAAATCGAATAAAGTATCAGGATGAGTATAAGTGTTATTTTTTGATAGCCGATCTCCATATGCTCACTACACACTACGATAAGGTTAAAGAGGTAGAGGATAACGTTTTACAATTGGTAATTGATTGGTTAAGTATTGGACTGGATCCGGAGCGATCCACATTCTATGTCCAGTCACAGGTTCCCCATATAACAGAGCTCTATACTATCCTTTCAATGCTCTGTACGGTTCCAAGGTCTCAGAGGATACCAACACTTAAGGAAAAGGCCCAGGATATGGGCGTAGGAGAGAACTATTCCGTTGGTTTACTCGGATATCCAATTTTGATGGCTGCAGACATCTTGATGTTTAAGGCTACGAAGGTTCCGGTAGGAGAGGATCAGCTAAGCCATTTGGAGTTAACTCGTGAACTTGCAAGGAGGTTCAATCATTTGTACGGAGAATTTTTTGTAGAACCTGAGGCAATTGTTAGTGAGACACCGCGTCTTGTTGGGACCGATGGAAATCGGAAGATGAGTAAAAGCCTTGACAATTGTATCTATCTCTCGGATGACTCCAGGACAGTCGAACAAAGGGTCAGGAGTATGTATACAGATCCAAATCGTATAAGAGCTGATATTCCAGGGACGGTAGAGGGTAATCCTGTATTCATTTATCACGATGCTTTTAACCCGAATAAACAGGAAGTCGAGGATTTAAAGGTTCGCTATCGCGGAGGCAAGGTCGGCGATGTAGAGGTAAAGAAAAAGCTCGCAACTGCTATAAATGACCTGCTAGAGCCAATTCGTGAGAAGCGCGGATATTATGAGAACCGAATGGAAGAAGTGAGGAAAATTGTGCATAATGGGACCGTACACGCAAACGAAATTGCTAAAATAAATATGGATGAAATTATTAGAAAGATGGGCTTATATGGTGCTTGA
- a CDS encoding phosphotransferase yields MTDILSIAKQFDIGDVDNITPYGKGRINETFLVTVLSKTGEESINNKYILQKLHKIFTPAVLEDIEVITRHLEKADIITPKPIRTMKGDLRIDSEGGTWRMLTYIRGKTYEYSINNQMAENAAALIGKFHNALTGLDYKFLHKIPNFHDTQSIMESLKKVTLLYQSTDKYKTLSSLTEVILIQYEKIKDSIKDLPERIIHGDLKLNNIRFDERGQKAIAIVDLDTLGTNKIVIDIGDAIRSWCHKFREVDGEDDLFDLDTFRCMMSGYLSTAVFMTREEINSIPEGVVMMMLELSARYITDAYEESYFRLDSERYPNLYEQNKMKAFAQMRLFNDFKKKIDKVDKILIRSK; encoded by the coding sequence ATGACTGACATTTTATCAATTGCCAAGCAATTCGATATCGGTGATGTAGATAATATAACACCCTACGGTAAAGGCAGGATTAATGAGACATTTCTGGTAACAGTATTATCAAAAACTGGAGAGGAATCTATTAATAATAAATATATATTGCAGAAGCTCCACAAGATTTTTACGCCTGCTGTATTGGAGGATATCGAGGTAATTACAAGGCATTTGGAAAAAGCGGATATCATTACGCCAAAGCCAATTCGAACAATGAAAGGGGACCTAAGGATCGATTCTGAAGGCGGGACTTGGCGCATGCTCACATATATAAGGGGTAAGACATATGAATACAGTATCAATAATCAAATGGCAGAAAACGCTGCCGCCTTGATTGGGAAATTTCATAATGCATTAACTGGGTTGGATTATAAATTTCTTCATAAAATACCCAATTTTCATGATACCCAGTCAATCATGGAGAGTTTAAAGAAAGTTACTCTGCTATATCAAAGTACCGATAAGTATAAGACTCTTTCCTCACTAACTGAGGTGATACTGATACAGTATGAAAAGATCAAGGATTCGATCAAGGATTTGCCTGAACGTATCATACACGGGGATCTTAAACTAAATAACATTCGTTTTGATGAAAGAGGTCAAAAGGCAATTGCCATTGTTGATCTTGATACGTTGGGGACTAACAAGATCGTCATCGATATTGGAGATGCGATTAGAAGCTGGTGTCATAAGTTCAGGGAGGTAGATGGAGAAGATGACCTATTCGATCTTGATACGTTTCGATGTATGATGTCAGGTTACCTGAGTACTGCCGTTTTTATGACAAGAGAAGAAATTAACTCTATTCCGGAAGGGGTAGTCATGATGATGCTAGAGCTTTCTGCTAGATACATTACAGATGCTTATGAAGAATCTTATTTTAGGCTAGACTCTGAAAGATATCCAAATCTATACGAGCAAAATAAAATGAAGGCATTTGCTCAGATGCGTCTGTTTAATGACTTTAAGAAGAAGATAGACAAAGTTGATAAAATTTTGATTCGTTCTAAATAA
- a CDS encoding DUF488 domain-containing protein, whose protein sequence is MMNKRENRILTIGHSTRSLDELIEVLTCYNVAALVDVRHFPRSKRNPQFNKNNLEIKLPENGIRYYWIEELGGFREGGYEKYMDSEDFNLGVNKLMEIAKQNQTAIMCAEVLWFMCHRSSIASALTKKGWEVIHIYDEKRTQIHKLRKEQ, encoded by the coding sequence ATGATGAACAAAAGAGAAAACCGGATTTTAACAATAGGGCACTCGACTCGAAGCCTCGATGAACTCATTGAGGTTTTAACATGCTATAACGTAGCAGCCCTTGTAGACGTCAGACACTTTCCCAGATCTAAACGAAATCCTCAGTTCAATAAAAATAATCTCGAGATTAAACTACCAGAGAACGGCATTCGGTATTATTGGATCGAAGAACTTGGTGGTTTTAGAGAGGGTGGATATGAGAAATATATGGATTCGGAAGACTTTAATTTGGGTGTAAACAAATTGATGGAAATAGCTAAACAAAACCAAACAGCGATCATGTGTGCAGAGGTTCTCTGGTTCATGTGCCACCGCAGCTCCATTGCCTCTGCGCTAACAAAAAAAGGATGGGAGGTGATTCATATTTATGATGAAAAGAGAACACAGATTCATAAGCTCAGAAAAGAACAATAG